One genomic segment of Anser cygnoides isolate HZ-2024a breed goose chromosome 20, Taihu_goose_T2T_genome, whole genome shotgun sequence includes these proteins:
- the LOC106037125 gene encoding kelch-like protein 13: MLFSSQTNMERLVSDTYLVRLLEGISSLRAQKALCDVTLEAEGVCFPAHKIILASASNYCKILFVGNLTRVGSLDCNVHLKAVSAAGLRNVLNFIYSNKLDLSLQNIEETFKAAETLLVREVIKLCFQFLEGCLNCENCMDVLNIAKKLGTAELRQKAMRYVGQNYKQILADPQCLKDLDRGTLCEILDRTNTEGCSELELFRAAASWLQHDRTRLEDAADILRRIRFPLIPLQDLQRFVQEMPFMRLDSGCHRHLQEALTYHSLLYAQPLLQTQRTSLRSSSTMLLIAGGRTTDNCICREMWAADKSCSTWHKVGDLCVPVYNHCVAIISDFLFVIGGQCKFDPMGNQPSNEVFRFDPRNTSWLQVASMLERRTRFHADVLSDHIFAVGGGTLLGTLTRTVESYQPADNKWEFAAPFPVPIADHAGTIHKGILYISGGFSAGKTLRDTYSYLPRLRRWTGNSAMTFTRCDHGMATVKDRIFCIGGRTLKGVEEWIHVDATEYYCPVNDQWTTLTLSPFSCCQFSITACESMLYLTGGGSLQHMQKEDSVFMYDIEGQVWKKASSLPKALADHASCMIKLSQVNATGEPGRGTKCSLTSRREKCTPSLFITKKKKSLSSSEEK; encoded by the exons ATGCTCTTCAGCTCGCAGACCAACATGGAGAGGCTTGTGTCTGACACTTACCTGGTGAGACTCCTAGAAGGGATCAGCAGCCTTCGTGCCCAGAAAGCACTGTGTGATGTAACACTGGAGGCAGAAGGGGTTTGCTTTCCAGCACACAAGATCATTTTAGCATCAGCAAGTAATTACTGCAAGATCCTATTTGTTGGAAACTTGACAAGAGTGGGAAGCTTGGATTGTAACGTCCATCTGAAAGCTGTcagtgctgcagggctgaggaATGTTCTCAACTTCATTTACTCCAACAAATTAGATCTTTCATTACAGAATATCGAGGAGACATTCAAAGCCGCAGAAACCCTGCTTGTTCGGGAAGTCATCAAGCTATGCTTCCAATTTCTGGAGGGCTGTTTGAACTGTGAGAACTGCATGGATGTTCTTAACATTGCTAAAAAACTTGGCACGGCAGAGTTGAGACAGAAAGCTATGCGCTATGTAGGGCAGAATTACAAACAGATACTGGCTGATCCTCAGTGCTTGAAAGATCTTGACAGAGGAACCCTTTGTGAAATCTTAGACAGGACCAACACAGAGGGGTGCAGCGAGCTGGAGCTGTTCAGAGCTGCTGCGAGCTGGCTGCAGCACGACCGAACACGGCTGGAAGATGCAGCAGACATTTTAAGGCGCATAAGATTCCCTCTCATTCCTTTACAGGATCTGCAGCGCTTTGTTCAGGAAATGCCTTTTATGAGGCTGGATTCAGGCTGCCACAGGCATCTTCAGGAGGCTCTGACTTACCACTCCCTGCTATATGCTCAGCCACTCCTGCAGACCCAACGCACGAGCCTCCGCTCCAGTTCCACCATGCTGCTTATTGCTGGTGGCAGAACCACTGACAACTGCATTTGCAGGGAGATGTGGGCTGCTGACAAGAGCTGCAGCACATGGCACAAGGTTGGGGACCTCTGTGTGCCAGTGTACAACCACTGTGTAGCCATCATCAGTGACTTCCTCTTTGTCATTGGAGGACAGTGCAAATTTGATCCCATGGGAAACCAACCATCAAATGAG GTTTTCCGATTTGATCCACGCAATACTTCCTGGCTCCAGGTTGCCAGCATGCTGGAGCGGCGGACACGCTTCCATGCAGATGTGCTGTCTGATCATATCTTTGCTGTGGGTGGTGGGACACTGCTGGGGACCCTCACCCGCACTGTGGAATCATACCAGCCCGCTGACAACAAGTGGGAGTTTGCAGCTCCTTTCCCTGTGCCTATTGCTGATCATGCAGGCACAATCCACAAGGGAATCCTCTATATTTCAG GAGGCTTCTCGGCAGGTAAAACCTTACGAGACACTTACAGCTACCTCCCTCGCCTCCGACGTTGGACTGGCAACTCTGCCATGACCTTTACCCGCTGTGATCATGGGATGGCTACAGTAAAAGACAGAATCTTTTGCATTGGAGGAAGGACACTAAAAGGA GTGGAGGAATGGATTCACGTTGATGCAACAGAGTACTATTGTCCTGTAAATGATCAGTGGACAACGCTAACGCTATCCCCGTTCAGCTGCTGCCAGTTCAGTATCACAGCCTGTGAGTCTATGCTCTACCTCACAGGAGGTGGGTCACTACAGCACATGCAAAAAGAAGACAGTGTTTTCATGTATGACATAGAGGGGCAGGTATGGAAGAAAGCCAGTTCCCTGCCTAAAGCTCTGGCTGATCATGCCTCTTGCATGATTAAATTGTCCCAAGTGAATGCAACTGGTGAGCCAGGGAGAGGCACAAAGTGCTCCCTCACCAGCAGGAGGGAGAAATGTACTCCCAGCTTGTtcatcacaaagaaaaaaaagtccctctcttcctctgaaGAGAAGTAG